The DNA sequence AGATGGCGGACCCAGGACGACCACCTTCCGGTGGACGCCTCCGGCACGCTGCCCGGAGGGCAGAGGTTTGATGGACCGGCGGAGTTGAAGGCGATTCTGCTGGCGCGCAAGGCGATGTTCGTGCATTGCCTCACAACCAAGCTGTTCACCTACGCCTTGGGACGCGGGCCAACGGCTGCCGATGCCTGTGGCATCGACGCCATTTCCAAACAGGCGGAAGCGGCTAACTACCGCTTTAGCGCAATTGTTACCGGCATAGCGCAAAGCGTGCCATTTTTGGATACGGCGCCACAAAGCGCCGCACCCACAACGGTTGGGAGGAGATCATGACAAGGCCACTATCACGCCGGACACTGTTGAAGGGCGCCGGCGTAACGATTGCATTGCCATTCTTGGAAGCCATGCTTCCAGCCGGCGCGCTTGCGGCTGAGGCGGTCAAAAAGCAGCCACAGCGGCTCGCATTTGTCTTTGTTCCAAACGGCGCCCATATGCCTGCCTGGACGCCCTCCACTACCGGCGCCGGCTTCGATCTACCCAGCATCCTGGACCCGCTGGCCCAGTTCAAGTCGTCGCTCAATGTACTCACCGGCCTCACCCAGTACAACGCCAACGCCCTGGGCGATGGTGGCGGCGATCATGCCCGATCGGCAGCTGCGTGGCTTACCGGCTGCCACTGCAAGAAGACGGATGGGGCCGATATAAGGGCGGGTGTTTCGGTGGATCAGATTGCCGCGCAGCACGTAGGGAGCTCCACGATGCTGCCGTCACTTGAGATCGGCTGCACTCCGGGTGGCCAAAACGGCAACTGCGACAGCGGATACAGCTGCGCCTACACCAGCAATATCGCCTGGCAATCGCCAGACGCGCCGTTGGCGAAAGAGATCAATCCGCGGCTGGTGTTCCAGCGGCTGTTCGGCACGGCAGACGCGCCGGCGCAGTCACCCGCCGCTCGCGAACGGCGCACGCAGGATGACGAAAGCATTCTCGACTCGGTAATGAGCGACGCTCACTCGCTTCAGGCCAAACTCGGCTCCCGCGACCGCGGAAAGCTGGACGAGTACCTCACCGGCGTGCGCGAAGTGGAGCAGCGCATCAGCAGCTTTGAACGGGCGCGGAACAGTGCCGGCGTAAAGAACTATCCTGAACCGGCCGGCATTCCAACCGATTTCGGCGAGCATATGCGCCTCATGGCCGACATGATGCATATGGCGTTTCGGGCCGACCTGACGCGCGTCTGTACGTTTATGGTGGCCAACGACGGCAATAACCGCAGCTATCCTGAAGCGGGCGTGCCGGAGGGCCACCACGACATGTCGCATCATGGCGGCGATCCGGTGAAGCAGGACAAGATCCGCCGCATCAACCGCTTCCATATGGAGCAGTTTGCCTACCTGCTCGGCAAGCTCCAGGCCACCGAGGAAGCCGGTGGTTCGCTGCTGGATAACTGCATGATCGTCTACGGCGCCGGGATCAGCGATGGCAACGCCCACAATCACGACAACCTGCCGATCCTGCTGGCAGGGCGTGGGGGTGGCACCATCCGCTCCGGGCGCCATGTGGTCTATACCGATGGCACGCCTATGACAAATCTCTTCCTCTGCCTTCTCGACCGGTTGGGCATTGGAGAGGACAAAGTGGGAGACAGCAGCGGCCGGCTGCAGCAGCTGGTTTAGCAGACTGCGCTCGAACTGGTTCA is a window from the Armatimonadota bacterium genome containing:
- a CDS encoding DUF1552 domain-containing protein is translated as MTRPLSRRTLLKGAGVTIALPFLEAMLPAGALAAEAVKKQPQRLAFVFVPNGAHMPAWTPSTTGAGFDLPSILDPLAQFKSSLNVLTGLTQYNANALGDGGGDHARSAAAWLTGCHCKKTDGADIRAGVSVDQIAAQHVGSSTMLPSLEIGCTPGGQNGNCDSGYSCAYTSNIAWQSPDAPLAKEINPRLVFQRLFGTADAPAQSPAARERRTQDDESILDSVMSDAHSLQAKLGSRDRGKLDEYLTGVREVEQRISSFERARNSAGVKNYPEPAGIPTDFGEHMRLMADMMHMAFRADLTRVCTFMVANDGNNRSYPEAGVPEGHHDMSHHGGDPVKQDKIRRINRFHMEQFAYLLGKLQATEEAGGSLLDNCMIVYGAGISDGNAHNHDNLPILLAGRGGGTIRSGRHVVYTDGTPMTNLFLCLLDRLGIGEDKVGDSSGRLQQLV